In candidate division TA06 bacterium B3_TA06, the genomic stretch AAAAGATCGCAGAACAGGGATTTAGATTTAATACCCCTAATCGGGGTCCCCGCTGGGGAACGAAGTTACCCCGTGGGGTGAGAAACTCACCCCCACCCTAACCCTCCCCCATCAAGGGGGAGGATAAAATGCTCCTTTTCGCTTTCGCGAAAAGATCGCAGGGATGGCATCCGTGGGTGCCGATCTTGATGCCCTGTGGGTTCCCGCGCGGATGCGCTTGTACCCCATTAGGGTGAAGCAGACGTGTGGGGTGTCAAAACAGCTTGATAGCGATAACCAAACCGAGGAAAACGATGGAGACCATGGACATGAGCTTTATGAGGATGTTCAAGGCCGGGCCTGCCGCGTCCTTAAAGGGATCGCCCACGGTATCTCCGACCACTCCGGCCTTGTGGGCCTCCGAGCCCTTGCCCCCGTAGTGCCCTGCCTCAATGAACTTCTTCGCGTTGTCCCATGCCCCGCCTGCGTTGGCCATGAAGATCGCCATAGCAAAACCGGTGGCAATGGCTCCCACCAGGAGACCCACAGCACCTTCAAGTCCGATGATTATTCCCACTACAACGGGTGCGAGGATCGCGGAGAGCGCAGGCAGGATCATCTTCTTCTGAGCGGAAACGGTGCAGATACGCACAGTCTCTGCGTAGTTCGGCTTGGCCGTGCCCTCCATAAGCCCCTTGATGGTGGCGAACTGATGGCGCACGTTCTTTACTACCGACTGCGCCGTACCCCCTATGGCACGCATGATTAGTGCCGCGATAAGGAATACAAGCATGGCACCGAGGAAGATGCCAACCAAAAGACGCGGGTTGGTAAGGGAAAGATCCAGACTGGTGCCGCGCAGGATAATCTCGTCACGGTATGCCACCACCAGCGCCAACGCGGTGAGCGCGGCCGAGCCGATCGCGAACCCCTTACCGGTAGCCGCGGTGGTGTTGCCGAGCGCATCAAGCGCATCGGTGCGTTTACGGACTATGGCCTTGAGTCCTGCCATCTGGGCGTTTCCACCCGCGTTATCGGCCACCGGTCCGTAGGCATCGGTGGCAAGGGTGATACCCAGGGTGGAGAGCATCCCTACTGCAGCGATACCCACGCCGTAAAGACCATGATTGAAACTCGCCGCTCCGCCAGCGAAGAAGAAGGCACCAAGAACCGCTGCTGCCACCACCAGCACGGATGGTGCGGCAGAGATCATACCTACCGAAAGCCCCTCGATTATCACCGTGGCCGGGCCGGTCTCAGCTGCACGTGAGATGCCCCGCGTTGGCCGATAGTTAACGGAGGTGAAGTACTCGCTGAGGACCCCTAACAACACACCGGCAACCAGTCCGGTGAGCACGGAGAAATAAATACCTATGCCCTCTACACCAAGAACAAAACGCACGACAAAGAACGCTCCCACCGCAGCAATAAAGGCAGCCCCCCAAGTTCCCCTGCGCAACGCCCACAAAAGCGCGCTCTGCTCAGCGCGTTCACCGCTACGAATAAGAAAAAACCCAATAATTGAAGACCCTAACCCTACAGCTGCAATAAGTACTGGCAAAAGTACCATCTTCAGACTCATATCCGCTTTGAACCAGGCAGGCAGGGCTGCCGCAGCGGCCGCGGCAAGCGCCATGGTGGCAATAAGAGAGGCGTAGTAGGATTCGTAAAGATCAGCACCCATTCCGGCCACGTCACCCACGTTATCACCCACGTTATCGGCGATCACCGCAGGGTTGCGGGGATCGTCCTCAGGGATGCCTACCTCGACCTTGCCGACAAGGTCTGCCCCCACGTCAGCAGCCTTGGTGAATATTCCACCTCCCACCCTGGCAAACAATGCATAAAAGCTTGCACCCATCCCGAAGTTAAGCATCGTAGAAGTAATTATGGGCAGCCGCTCGACCACAGGCTTCGCCTTATAGATCTGGTTAAGCACGATATACCAGATGGAAAGATCCAACAGAGCCAATCCAACCACCACAAGCCCCATCACCATCCCGGAGCTGAACGCAACGCGCAAGCCGGAGTTGAGGCTTTCGCGAGCGGCGTGGGTCGTCCGCGCCGAGGAGGCGGTAGCCACCTTGAGACCGATGAATCCTGCAAGTGCCGAGAAGAAACCACCTGTCAGAAACGCGAAAGGCACAGGTTTGGGGAGAAGATCGAAGACGAACGCCAGAACGCACAAAACCGCAAATATAATCCCGAAGAAGATCGCTACGACACCGTACTGACGTTTGATGTAAGCCGCCGCACCCTCACGTACCGCCTGGGCGATAGCCTTCATCGCAGGGGTTCCTTCCTTGCGCCTCAGGATACCAACTACCAGTATACAGGCAAAACCCAGGGCTATAATTGCTCCCACAGGTGCGGTCAGGAACAAAAGCTGCATCTTCTACTTCTCCTTGCTTAACTATCCAAGAATTGAGCGGTTAAACCATCAGTCTACTCCGCCTCTCCGGCTTGTCAAGATAGTTAGTAGGCTATAAGTAAGCTTCAACTAAGGCCTTAAGCACCTTGACAACTCCACCTGGACGTATAAAGTTCTAGTAAGCGGAAGGAGGATGATATGACCAAGATTCTTTTACTCATCGTCTTGATCTCAGGAAGTGATCTAAGCGAAAGCCTGCGGCCGTCTCTCTTTTCCGTGGATGGGGTGGGTGTTCAGGCGGGTGCGGGCTGGTGCGTAGGTTATCCCATGGTGCCCTCGTTCGAGGCCTCGGTGCTGCAGATACGTTCATACTGGGGACAAAAGCTCGCGTTCTCGCTTGGTGCAGAACTTGCGCACGGCCACGTGGCAGGAGGGGTACAGCAGGGAAAGATATACGCTGTCCTGCCGTTACTTGAGATACTCACTCCCCAGATAGGCCTGGGTGTCTTCGGTGGCACGAACCCCATACTACCATACAAATCAGGTAGGGTTGAGCACCTCACCCCTCTCGTAAAGCTTTCCAGCGGCGTGAGTATCCTGAACCTGAGCCCGGACAACCCGCTTCTTTGCTCCACCCTGCGGTCGGAGTTGAGCCTGGAGCTTAACCGGATACTCTGGGTTCAATTCACGCATCGCTGGCTGCCCTACTACTCCGGCGAAAGAAAGTGGGGGCGTTCATTATACAACCATTCGTTTCATCTAGGCTTATGCCTTACCCTGGGTGCGCGTGATGTCCGCAGGTTCAAAGAGGTAAAGGAAAGGAGGATTAGATGGGAAAAATGAATTTTGCTAATCCCGGGGCCCCCGCGAGGGAACGAAGCACCGTCGTGTGGTAAAAAATAAAGGCCGGGCTGCACCCGGCCTTTTAATCTTTTTGGAGTCTCCGTATCGGGGTCCCCGAGAAGTTACAAAGTAACTTCTTGGGGTGATATTAGTATCCGCCGTATCCGCCGCCTGGCGGCATGCCAGGCATTTCGGGCTTCTCCTCGGGCTTCTCGACCACCGCGGCCTCGGTGGTGACGAGTAGACCGGCTATGGAGGCAGCGTTCTGAAGTGCGGAACGAACGACCTTTGTCGGATCGATAACGCCGGACTTTACCAGATCCTCATAGGCAAGCTTCTCAACGTTGAAGCCGAAGTTGGGGTCCTCGGATGCCTTGACCCTCTCCACCACGATTGAGCCGTCCAGACCGGCATTTACCACCAGCTGGCGAAGCGGCATCTCAAGCACCTTACGGACGATATCCACGCCGGTCTTCTCGTCGGCCTTGGCCTTGGAGCGGGCGCTGTCCAGCACGTTGGAGGCGCGAAGCAGTGCAACTCCGCCGCCGGGCACAATGCCCTCCTCGACCGCCGCACGAGCGGTGTGAAGGGCGTCCTCCATGCGTGCCTTGCGCTCCTTCATCTCGATCTCGGTGGCGGCACCCACGTTGATGACCGCAACACCGCCTGCGAGCTTGGCAAGACGCTCCTCGAGCTTCTCGCGGTCGTAGTCAGAGGTGGTATCTTCTATCCGGCGCTTGATCTGCTCGATGCGCGCCTGGATATCCCCGCGCTTGCCAGCGCCCTCAACGATGGTGGTATCTTCCTTATCAATGGTAATACGCTTGGCCTTACCCAAATCAGAGACCTGGACGTTCTCAAGCTTGATGCCCACGTCCTCTGAGATTAGGCGACCTGCGGTAAGAACGGCTATATCCTCGAGCATTGCACGGCGGCGCTCACCGTAGCCCGGAGCCTTGACCGCGCAGACGTTCAAAGTGCCGCGAAGCTTGTTCACCACGAGCGTGGCTAAAGCCTCGCCCTCAACGTCCTCGGCGATGATCAACAGAGGCTTACCTGACTGGGCGGTCTTTTCAAGAAGCGGCAGAAGCTCGCGAGCGCTAGATATCTTCTTCTCGTAGAGGAACACGTAGGCATCCTCAAGCACGGCCTGCATGTGCTCCTGTTCGGTGATGAAGTAGGGGGAGAGGTAGCCGCGGTCAAACTGCATACCCTCGACCAGCTCGAGTGTGGTCTCCATGGATTTGGCTTCCTCGACGGTGATTACGCCGTCCTTGCCCACCTTCTCCATGGCGTCGGCGATCATCTCGCCTATCTTGCGGTCGTTGTTCGCAGAGATTGAAGCCACCTGCGCGATCTCGGTGCGGCTCTCGGGCTTCTTGCTCATCTT encodes the following:
- the groL gene encoding chaperonin GroEL, whose protein sequence is MPAKDIRFEEEARRAILRGATMLSDAVKITLGPRGRNVVLEKKFGAPTITKDGVTVAKEIELEDKFENLGAQMVKEVASKTSDVAGDGTTTATLLAEHIYREGLKNVTAGANAMALKRGIDMAVDAIVAELEKMSKKPESRTEIAQVASISANNDRKIGEMIADAMEKVGKDGVITVEEAKSMETTLELVEGMQFDRGYLSPYFITEQEHMQAVLEDAYVFLYEKKISSARELLPLLEKTAQSGKPLLIIAEDVEGEALATLVVNKLRGTLNVCAVKAPGYGERRRAMLEDIAVLTAGRLISEDVGIKLENVQVSDLGKAKRITIDKEDTTIVEGAGKRGDIQARIEQIKRRIEDTTSDYDREKLEERLAKLAGGVAVINVGAATEIEMKERKARMEDALHTARAAVEEGIVPGGGVALLRASNVLDSARSKAKADEKTGVDIVRKVLEMPLRQLVVNAGLDGSIVVERVKASEDPNFGFNVEKLAYEDLVKSGVIDPTKVVRSALQNAASIAGLLVTTEAAVVEKPEEKPEMPGMPPGGGYGGY
- a CDS encoding sodium-translocating pyrophosphatase; protein product: MQLLFLTAPVGAIIALGFACILVVGILRRKEGTPAMKAIAQAVREGAAAYIKRQYGVVAIFFGIIFAVLCVLAFVFDLLPKPVPFAFLTGGFFSALAGFIGLKVATASSARTTHAARESLNSGLRVAFSSGMVMGLVVVGLALLDLSIWYIVLNQIYKAKPVVERLPIITSTMLNFGMGASFYALFARVGGGIFTKAADVGADLVGKVEVGIPEDDPRNPAVIADNVGDNVGDVAGMGADLYESYYASLIATMALAAAAAAALPAWFKADMSLKMVLLPVLIAAVGLGSSIIGFFLIRSGERAEQSALLWALRRGTWGAAFIAAVGAFFVVRFVLGVEGIGIYFSVLTGLVAGVLLGVLSEYFTSVNYRPTRGISRAAETGPATVIIEGLSVGMISAAPSVLVVAAAVLGAFFFAGGAASFNHGLYGVGIAAVGMLSTLGITLATDAYGPVADNAGGNAQMAGLKAIVRKRTDALDALGNTTAATGKGFAIGSAALTALALVVAYRDEIILRGTSLDLSLTNPRLLVGIFLGAMLVFLIAALIMRAIGGTAQSVVKNVRHQFATIKGLMEGTAKPNYAETVRICTVSAQKKMILPALSAILAPVVVGIIIGLEGAVGLLVGAIATGFAMAIFMANAGGAWDNAKKFIEAGHYGGKGSEAHKAGVVGDTVGDPFKDAAGPALNILIKLMSMVSIVFLGLVIAIKLF